In the Atribacteraceae bacterium genome, one interval contains:
- a CDS encoding Gfo/Idh/MocA family oxidoreductase: MPIPGFEAITPRDISEPRLGVGILGCGFMGKVHANGYRKIPYTYADPPCFPELVAMAGRNAERVRDTARRFGFLGYYTDWEKQVCDPRIQVFDNCAPDDLHAEPSIAAMREGKHVLCEKPLALTAAEAFRMWRQAERSGVKHMCCYNYRFIPAVRLARQLLTEGVLGRVYQFRARYLQESGHLSDEVMEQVWYASGTASGVLLGIGSHIVDMARYLVGEIRSVSGLVKTFHATRCNRQGSRQPVETDEGNLALLEFENGAVGSLESSGVSTGRKNQLTWEINGSLGSMVFDLEDLNHLQVYLHEQVHPETRGFSNVSVTNPGHPLQSLILPPGHNSGWEYGHVHALAHFLNCVVNDTPVKPHAADFYDGYLVQVIMEAIKASAAEGKKILISEHRKSVEGTR, encoded by the coding sequence ATGCCGATTCCCGGATTTGAGGCGATCACCCCCCGGGACATTTCGGAACCCCGGCTGGGGGTGGGCATTCTGGGGTGTGGGTTCATGGGCAAAGTCCATGCCAACGGCTATCGCAAGATCCCCTACACGTATGCCGACCCTCCCTGTTTTCCGGAGTTGGTGGCCATGGCCGGCCGAAACGCCGAACGGGTGAGGGACACCGCCCGCCGCTTCGGGTTTCTGGGGTATTACACCGACTGGGAAAAACAAGTCTGCGATCCCCGTATTCAGGTATTCGACAATTGCGCTCCTGATGACCTCCATGCCGAACCCAGTATCGCCGCTATGCGGGAGGGAAAACATGTCCTGTGTGAGAAGCCCCTGGCCCTGACCGCCGCCGAAGCCTTCCGGATGTGGCGCCAGGCCGAGCGTTCCGGGGTCAAACACATGTGTTGCTATAACTACCGGTTTATTCCGGCGGTACGTCTGGCCCGTCAACTCCTGACAGAGGGTGTTCTGGGCAGGGTATACCAGTTCCGGGCCCGCTATCTGCAGGAATCGGGCCATCTGTCTGATGAGGTGATGGAACAGGTCTGGTACGCCTCGGGGACGGCATCGGGGGTGCTTTTGGGGATCGGCAGCCACATCGTGGACATGGCCCGCTATCTCGTCGGAGAGATCCGTTCGGTCAGCGGCCTGGTGAAAACTTTTCACGCAACTCGGTGCAACCGGCAGGGGAGCCGCCAGCCGGTGGAAACGGATGAAGGTAACCTGGCTCTGCTCGAATTCGAAAACGGAGCAGTAGGGAGTCTGGAGTCCTCCGGGGTTTCCACCGGGCGGAAAAACCAGTTGACCTGGGAGATCAACGGCTCATTGGGTAGTATGGTTTTTGATCTGGAGGACCTCAACCATCTCCAGGTGTACCTCCACGAACAAGTTCATCCGGAAACCCGGGGATTCTCCAATGTCTCGGTCACCAACCCCGGTCATCCCCTGCAGTCTCTCATCCTGCCGCCCGGTCACAACTCGGGCTGGGAGTACGGGCACGTCCACGCCCTGGCGCATTTTCTGAATTGTGTGGTCAACGATACACCGGTCAAGCCTCATGCCGCCGATTTCTATGACGGGTACCTGGTCCAGGTGATTATGGAAGCGATCAAAGCCTCGGCGGCGGAGGGTAAGAAGATTTTGATTTCAGAACACAGAAAGTCTGTTGAAGGCACCCGGTGA